Proteins encoded within one genomic window of Fusarium musae strain F31 chromosome 4, whole genome shotgun sequence:
- a CDS encoding hypothetical protein (EggNog:ENOG41) has translation MGNSSSSSSNPSEEAKDKKTLYERFQAGKKSVPLSDEDILKYTGKTRDELGTWADTQPGVGKNQLAGSATAGPISGLGGVAMADGLGGWGPSAHPNDKNRGMKFPPTRENEAKDITEVAEVVEDKK, from the coding sequence ATGGGCAattcgtcgtcttcctcatcaaatCCCTCcgaagaggccaaggacaagaagacgcTGTATGAGCGCTTCCAAGCCGGCAAAAAGAGTGTACCACTCAGCGATGAAGATATACTAAAGTATACGGGCAAGACTCGTGATGAGCTCGGCACTTGGGCTGATACTCAACCCGGCGTCGGAAAGAATCAACTCGCGGGTAGCGCAACAGCTGGGCCGATTTCTGGACTTGGAGGAGTTGCCATGGCCGACGGCCTTGGAGGCTGGGGACCGAGTGCACATCCGAATGATAAGAACAGAGGGATGAAGTTCCCTCCTACGAGGGAGAATGAGGCCAAGGACATTACAGAGGTGGcagaggtggtggaggataAGAAGTGA